Within the Dialister hominis genome, the region GCAGGATCTGAACCGGAAGGTCATTGAAATCGGCGAAAAGGCTGGACGGCCTGTCTGCGCTACGTCTGATGCGCATTATATGTTTGCCGAGGATCAGAGAAACCGCGACATCCTTCTTTCCAACTGGGAAAAACCGGGGAAGATTGAATCCCATCCGCCGGTCTACATCAGGACGACACAGGAAATGCTGGATGAATTCAGCTATCTCCCCAAGGAAAAAGCGCTTGAAATCGTCGTGGAAAATACGAGAAGGATTGCAGACGAATGCGAAGTCCTCCATCCTCTTGCCGAGGAATGGAAGTCTTACAACCCGAAAATTTCCGGCGCCGATGAAAAACTGGTGGAAATGTGCTATTCCAATGCCAAGGCCATTTACGGAGACCCGCTTCCCAAAGAAGTGCAGGAGCGCCTGACACTGGAACTGACGCCTATTATCAAGCACGGCTACGGCGTCCTCTACTACATTGCGCACAAGCTTGTAAAACATTCCAATGACAGAGGATACCTGGTAGGTTCACGAGGATCCGTCGGTTCATCCTTCGTTGCTACCATGTCCGGCATTACGGAAGTCAATCCGCTTCCGCCGCACTATGTCTGCCCGAACTGCCACTGGACGCATTTCTATACCGACGGCTCCGTCGGCGGCGGTTTCGACCTTCCTGACAAGGCATGCCCGGAATGCGGCCATCCGCTCAACAAGAACGGCCATAATATTCCGTTTGCCGTTTTCCTCGGGTTCGACGGTGATAAGGTCCCTGATATCGATCTTAACTTCTCCTCAGGGGATGATCAGGGCGTTGCCCATAAGTACACGGAAGAACTCTTCGGCCGTGACAATGTTTTCCGCGCAGGGACCATTGCAGGCATCCAGGACAAGACAGCCTACGGTTTCGTCAAGAAGTATGCGGAAAACAGAGGACTCACCTTCAACGATATCTTCATTGAAAAGCTCTCTGCCGGCGTGGCAGGCGTCAAGAGGACGACGGGCCAGCATCCGGCAGGCATCATGGTCTGCCCGAGGGATATGGACATCCATAACTTCACGCCTCTGCAGTATGCGGCCAACAAGAAGTACCTGAAGGATGAAGAAGGAAACCGCATCCCCGGAACCATTACCACCCATTTCGATTACCATTCCATCTCGGGCCGTATGCTCAAGCTGGATATCCTGGGCCACGATGATCCTAAGGTTATCCGCATGCTCCAGGATATTACGGGCATCGATCCGCTTAAGATTCCATTTGATGACAAGAAGACATTGTCTCTCTTCAGCTCCACTGAAGCACTGGGCCTTACGCCGCAGCAGCTTGGAGCCGTGATCGGGAACAAGGGGATTACCGTAGGAGCCCTCGGGCTTCCTGAATACGGGACGCCTTTCGTCCGCGGCATGCTGGAAGATACCAGGCCGAAGAACTTCTCCGAACTGGTACGAATTTCCGGATTCTCCCACGGGACCGACGTATGGCTGAACAATGCGCAGGATCTGATTCGAAGCGGCACAGTCAAACTGGAAGAAGCCATTTCCACCCGAGACGACGTCATGAACTATTTGATTGAACATGGCGTAAGACCCCTGACTGCATTCAAGGTCATGGAAAATGTCCGTAAGGGCAAGGGGCTTGAAAAGGGCGGTTTTAATAACAAGGCAGAACTTGATGCTGCCCATGTACCGCAGTGGTTTATCGATTCCTGCCTGAAGATCGGATACCTCTTTCCGAGAGCCCATGCTGTCGCTTACGTTATGATGGCATTCCGCATCGCATGGTTCAAGGTGTACCAGCCGCTTGCTTATTATGCGGCGTACTTTACCATCCGCGCAGAAGGGTCTTTCAATGCACCGGTCATCCTGAAGGGGCTTGAATCGCAGAAGGCGGAACTCGCCCGCATTGCAGCGCTTGAACATTCGACAGCCGTCGAGAAGGGCAATGCCACTGTCATTGAAGTCGCCGCGGAAATGTACCTTCGCGGCATGGAATTCCTTCCCATCGATCTTGACCGCTCGGATGCATCCGAATTCAAGATGGTGGACGGAAAGCTCCTTCCTCCTTTCAACTGTATTCCTGCCTTAGGGGATGCTGTGGCAAAGGAAATTGTACGTGCCAGGGGCGAGCATCTTTTCACATCGAAGGAGGATCTGAAGAAACGCGGCAAGGTCAGCCAGAGTATCATCGACACCATGGATTCCATGGGCATTCTGAAAAATATGCCTGATGAGGAACAGATCAGCCTGTTCTCTTTCTAAAACAGGATACAAAACAGAGTACATAAAAGGGGCTTTAGCAAAATGAACAGTCATTTTGCTAAAGCCCCTTTCTGTTGAATTATTTTCCGGAATCTTTTTCTGTAAGATCCAGATTTCTAAGAAGCACTTTTCTTCCTCTCCATGCAAAAGCATATTCCCTCATTTCCTTGTCAAAGGAACGGTTGGAATAGGATTCCAGTTTCTCACGGGTAAGGAAGGGAAGCCTGTTTTCCCTGATTTCGGGAAGAGGGGAGACGGCGGCGTTCTTGTTGAACGGGCAGCAGAGCTGGCATTCATCACAGCCGAAAATAAGAGGCGTCCTTGCGATGATTTTTTCCTCTTCTTCAGTCAGCGCTTCCTTTTTCTGCGTCAGGTAGGATTTGCAGTGCCATACATCGAAGGAATCCTCGCGGATGACGTGGCCCGGGCAGTGGTAGAAGCACTCCCTGCATTCGCCGCAGGAAAGATCGAGCGGGGAATCAGGCGAAAGCTCAAGGGTCGTCAGTATGGATCCGATGGTGAAGAAGGAGCCGTACTTTGGATTGATGATGCAGTGATTCTTCCCGAAAAATCCAAGCCCTGCAGCATAGGCAAGCCAGCGGTCGACCATGGGGGACGTATCGGCAAGGCCCCTGAATCTTGCTTCCAGATATGCATTTCTCATCACGCCGATAATGCGGTCAAGGTAGGACTGGATCATTTTGTGATAATCAAGCCCTCTTGCATACAGCGCAATATTTCCCTCCTCCTTGTGGGATGGGCGGTAGGGGAAAAGGATGACAAAAAAGGAGCGGCTCCCCGGAAGGAGGGCTTCCGTATCTATCCGTTCCTTTATGTCAGCGGGCGCAAGGGGAATGGTTCCTGCTTCAGTAAGCCTTTCTGAAAGTTTTTCAGAAAAATTCACTGATGCTGCGCCGCAGGCATCGAGTTGCAAGGACGCAGCCGTTTTGACTAAAAGTTCTTTCGCATTCATTCATAACCTCATGAAAAAGGGACGGAATACAGTCATGCTGCCTGCCTTTTTTTCAGGCCTTCAGCAATGCGGGGTCGTTCCCTTCCTCGTGTCATTCAATAAAAAGAAGGCTGTGAATAAATGATTGCACATTTTGTCACAGCCTCTGTGTTTATTTAACCATGCGCTTGGAAAGAAGTTCGCTGACTTTTTCCGTCGGCATGTCGTCACTGTCGTAAAGGAGCCCTTTCGGACTTTTTATGATGAGCCTGTCCATCAGATTCTGGGCAACAAGATCATTCGTTGCAGAAAGGAAGGAGAGGCATGCTTTATCATGAAATTCCTTGGTGATCAGGCGGGAGAGTCCAGGCGCTTTGAGTCTCTGCTGGAGGAAGAGCTGATGGATGGCCTTCCAGCTTTCCTTCTTGGGGCAGGCCCTTAGAAGAACGCAGATGGTGTAACCCTTTTCCTTCAGGTAGCTGATGTAATTCATCGTGTGGGCTACATTTTCCAGCGATCCTTCCTGAAGGATGTTGTAGCCTTCTTCTCTCGCTTTCTTCATCGTAAGGTCAGACAGGTACTGGCCCTGCGCCATGGAGAAGCAGGCAGCGTACTGTCCGTATTTCTTCAGAAGCTGTTTGTAGCGCGGATGGAAACCGCGGAAGTTGTCGCTCATGGACTGGATGATATCGCCGTCATAGTCTTCAATGATCATGGATGACATGCGGGTTTTTCCTGATCCGGGCTGGCCTGCGATGATAAAGGCAGTGGGATGTTTTTTGTGGCCCGTCTTTCCTTCAGTGACAGAAGGCCAGACCGTCTTTTCAAAAAAATCATCCATTTCAGCAGGATCGAACCTGCTTTCCTTTTCAATCACCTGGCGCGTCAGCTTGGCGCTTGTCACAGGACGGAATATCTGATCCTGCACGTATTTCGTTTCGATGGCATAAGCTTCCCTGAGCATGCCGACTTGCGCAGACATAGCAAGTCCATGTCCCTTGCGGAGTTCGATCAGAGACATTTCATGGATGGTCATACGCCAGAGCTTATAAAGGCGCGCTTCATCTGCCGGCTGTATGGCCTTCTCACCTTTCAGAGTGCAGAGCAGGTTGTGAATGGTCTGGAATATTTCTGCATTCACCTCAAGCTGTATCCCCATAGGGGTAATTTCTGCCGATTCACTTAGTTCTTCGATGGTCCGCTCGTCATAGGGCATAGCCTTACCAACTCCTTTTATTCATTACATGGAATCATCTTTTCCAATCATAGCAAAGCATGGTGCTTTTGTCTAATATTACTTATGCTCTGTAAATGGAAGCCTGCCGGATCAGCTTTTTTCAGAGAGTTTTCTCAAGCGGTCAATGTCCTGGGCAGGAGGCGTCCTTAGCAGGGAAGAGGCATTCCAGGGATGGTCATATGTTTCTATGCAGTCCCTGACCGACTCATAGGCGGCCTTTGAAAGAAGAGAGCCCAGGAGGGAAAAAGATCCGGCATCCGTGTATTTTTTCCCTTCTGGATCACAGATGAGGGTAATGCCGTCTGTGCATGTTCCTGTTGCAGGAAGGCCGTTATTGACATCAGCGATCCCAAGGTCCTGAAGGGCAGCGGATTTTCCTTCCGTCAGTGTAATCAGGGCTCTTGCCATGACACATTCGGGAAGGAAGCCGCTGGCAATGATCATCATGTTGATTGTTCCGACCGGAAAGAAATGCTCGTCTTCTTCCCTGTAAAGGGCAGGGGAAGAAGCGCGGCAGGCTGTCTTTTCAACACCGCCTGTTGTAACGGCCTCTATGGTCATGCCGCCCGCGGAAAGCACTTTATGGGAATAGAGCCTGACGCGGGCAGCGGTCAGAAGGGAAGGACATTTCTCAGGGCTTTCTGTGACTTCTTCTGCGCAGATCTTCAGGTATGACTCAACCGACCCTCCCGGGAAATCCTGAAGGGATTCATAATACCCGGTCAGCTTCTGATTAAGAGCAGACCGTATGCTTCTGTATCCGCCTGCCCAGAGGGCGGTGGAAAGGGAATTCATGTCCCTGTCGAATTCTATCAGCAGTTTCTCATCCGAAATGGAAAGGCTCGCGCCTTTGGAAACAAGAGTGATTTTATCCATAATGGGTCCTTTCTAATTTCTACCTTATATAATTTAATTATACCATTGGGAAAAGAATGAAAAGTCATGACCGGTTTTCCTGATTTTTATCCCTTATTTGAAGTCGATGGCAAAGTATGATACCATGTAACTGAATTTTGTGTAATCGAATGTAATGGAAAATCAGGTGAATTCATGTTTATAATCCCGTATCTCGTACTGGCAGCTGTCGCGCTGCTTTTCTCCTTTATTTGCTACATGATGTTTTTCGGCGTGCCGGGAAGGAAGAAAACGGCTGATCACCGTGAAATAGAAAAGAAGGCATCCGAAGTTCCTTCACGGGAAGACATTGTAAAGAAGGTGCCTCTCCCCAAGAGCGAACCGCATAAGGAAAAGAAGCTCTATACGGATGAGAAGACGCAGATTCTTCCACCAAGGCTTGGAAAGACGAAGAAAGCCGAAGCCGATGAGGAGAAGACGAAAATTTTCTCCAAGGAAGAACTGGAAAAAACGGCAGAAAGGGATCCTGTGCCGCATGCCAAGGGACCGTTCCCGCCAGAACCCAATCCTGTCATCCTCAATGAGGAACCGGATGTGGATTTCCTTGAAGAATACTTTGTCAAACATTTCCTGAACCGCTACGGCGCCGTTTCCCATACGGTTGAGCAGGATACAAGGAAAGTGACGCACCGCCTGATCGACGGGCTCCATATGAGAAGAAAAGAAGCTGTGGATACGCTGACGCATATCATGGTGCAGGAAGCGCTCCAGAATGCACAGCGCACCTATGTCATGATGCCGACCGACACCGTTCTTGAAATGGTGAATGACGCATTCTATGATGTAGCGCATGGCAGCCGTTCCGATACGAAGACCATTCTTGCCTATGATGCGCTCCGCGCTATGCCGCGCATGGATGAGAGCGAATTCCATGCCCTTGCGCTCCTTCTTCTTATCCATTACTCTAGAAATACAGACAATTACGATGCAGGCCACCTCAAATCCTACACCGAGAAGTATGTCGTTCCGTTTGTCGGAAAGCTTCCCGATGAATACAGCGGTTATCAGCAGCTTGAATACCTGCACTGCGTATCCCTTGAAAACAAGGATATCGCATTCGGACAGGTACTGCATGATTCCTACCCGCTCATTTTCGCATTCAGGGGCTGCATGAAGGCAGAACTCCTTTCCGTCTATCCGTCATGGCCGGAAGGGTCCATCGTCTCCAGCTTGTATAATTCTTACTACAAGCCGGCTGCTGTCGATGAATCCATGCTTTCCGAACTGATGAATGATATGGGAATCGAGGATACGGGCCGCAGGGAAGGCATCCTGGCCATCGTGGAATCAAGACCGGTTCCTTATGACAAGAAGGAAATGGAATACACGCTTGGCAAAATTTCTCCTGAACTGGAAAAAATGCGCGAAGCCTGGGATAACAGCATGCTGAGACGCTCGTCCCTGACACTCATGGGCATGTACATCGCAAAGATCTGCATCAGGGAAACCATCGGCGAAGATTTTGATTTAAGCCACTGGATGTAAATACCAAATGGAAATGAGAATATGTCATTTTCAGAAGAATATCGATGTAGTGAACAAGAACTATAACTTATATAGACAATTCAATGATAAAAATATATAATAGTGACAGCCTTAAACGATTTATGGTCGATGCAGGATCCCATAGAGGGCAGACTGTCACGAGGTCAAGGGAGATCTGCTGGAAACGGCAGATTTTTTCTTTCCAAAAAAGGGGGAAACATGGGTATTTTTGATATTATCGGACCAATCATGGTTGGTCCTTCGAGTTCTCACACGGCAGGAGCAGCGCGCATAGGCCTGATCGCCAGCCGCATCCTGGGAGAACCATTGAAGAAAGCGCACATTACTTTGTACGGCTCTTTTGCAAAGACAGGAAAGGGCCACGGTACGAACCGCGCTCTGGCGGCCGGCCTTATGGGCTATGCGCCTGACAGCGAAATCATAAGGACTGCGCTTGAAACGGCAAAGGAGAAGGGAATCGATATTGCATTCTCCCTTTCCAATGAAGTTGCAGGGCATCCCAATGTAGCAAAAATTGATGCGGAAGGCGTAAACGGTACAAA harbors:
- a CDS encoding PolC-type DNA polymerase III, with product MGKYQLKSRKEGSVITLLEVDTECRAWYVKADDKDAAVKTLISMGESIRCLESIYVNGDDMTEDILSAFSAARKTSYPEEFMPESETDDFAPQGSYMPPEEMMPDDVPPPDEYGYEEAGAAPLSPLPSAEEIEAAASQSGREEASIADERPSEFAMPDILPDLASVLPKTAFVSSPKKNASGAVNGMYLGKKHITGNPVEIRTITDEADGVVFVGTVINCEMRELRSKKKLFLMSLADETNGISCKKFFDRPEEAGGLEELKAGMAVKVRGNVRFDKYSGGLVLELQQVEKGEIIKIDHEDDYPTPRVELHLHTKMSLDGLIDNEEIIKTAAKWHHPAVAITDHGVIQAFPKIQDLADKYKQKVIYGMEGYMIEDIPADPDTDRQQYNHIIILAKNVTGLRNLYRMVTLSHLKFYRKRPLIPKPILKELHEGLIYGSACVMGEFFRAVLTGKSDEELIEMAKFYDYLEVQPLGNNEFLINDDKFAEVNSEKDLQDLNRKVIEIGEKAGRPVCATSDAHYMFAEDQRNRDILLSNWEKPGKIESHPPVYIRTTQEMLDEFSYLPKEKALEIVVENTRRIADECEVLHPLAEEWKSYNPKISGADEKLVEMCYSNAKAIYGDPLPKEVQERLTLELTPIIKHGYGVLYYIAHKLVKHSNDRGYLVGSRGSVGSSFVATMSGITEVNPLPPHYVCPNCHWTHFYTDGSVGGGFDLPDKACPECGHPLNKNGHNIPFAVFLGFDGDKVPDIDLNFSSGDDQGVAHKYTEELFGRDNVFRAGTIAGIQDKTAYGFVKKYAENRGLTFNDIFIEKLSAGVAGVKRTTGQHPAGIMVCPRDMDIHNFTPLQYAANKKYLKDEEGNRIPGTITTHFDYHSISGRMLKLDILGHDDPKVIRMLQDITGIDPLKIPFDDKKTLSLFSSTEALGLTPQQLGAVIGNKGITVGALGLPEYGTPFVRGMLEDTRPKNFSELVRISGFSHGTDVWLNNAQDLIRSGTVKLEEAISTRDDVMNYLIEHGVRPLTAFKVMENVRKGKGLEKGGFNNKAELDAAHVPQWFIDSCLKIGYLFPRAHAVAYVMMAFRIAWFKVYQPLAYYAAYFTIRAEGSFNAPVILKGLESQKAELARIAALEHSTAVEKGNATVIEVAAEMYLRGMEFLPIDLDRSDASEFKMVDGKLLPPFNCIPALGDAVAKEIVRARGEHLFTSKEDLKKRGKVSQSIIDTMDSMGILKNMPDEEQISLFSF
- a CDS encoding epoxyqueuosine reductase translates to MNAKELLVKTAASLQLDACGAASVNFSEKLSERLTEAGTIPLAPADIKERIDTEALLPGSRSFFVILFPYRPSHKEEGNIALYARGLDYHKMIQSYLDRIIGVMRNAYLEARFRGLADTSPMVDRWLAYAAGLGFFGKNHCIINPKYGSFFTIGSILTTLELSPDSPLDLSCGECRECFYHCPGHVIREDSFDVWHCKSYLTQKKEALTEEEEKIIARTPLIFGCDECQLCCPFNKNAAVSPLPEIRENRLPFLTREKLESYSNRSFDKEMREYAFAWRGRKVLLRNLDLTEKDSGK
- a CDS encoding zeta toxin family protein, whose amino-acid sequence is MPYDERTIEELSESAEITPMGIQLEVNAEIFQTIHNLLCTLKGEKAIQPADEARLYKLWRMTIHEMSLIELRKGHGLAMSAQVGMLREAYAIETKYVQDQIFRPVTSAKLTRQVIEKESRFDPAEMDDFFEKTVWPSVTEGKTGHKKHPTAFIIAGQPGSGKTRMSSMIIEDYDGDIIQSMSDNFRGFHPRYKQLLKKYGQYAACFSMAQGQYLSDLTMKKAREEGYNILQEGSLENVAHTMNYISYLKEKGYTICVLLRACPKKESWKAIHQLFLQQRLKAPGLSRLITKEFHDKACLSFLSATNDLVAQNLMDRLIIKSPKGLLYDSDDMPTEKVSELLSKRMVK
- a CDS encoding adenosylcobinamide amidohydrolase, whose amino-acid sequence is MDKITLVSKGASLSISDEKLLIEFDRDMNSLSTALWAGGYRSIRSALNQKLTGYYESLQDFPGGSVESYLKICAEEVTESPEKCPSLLTAARVRLYSHKVLSAGGMTIEAVTTGGVEKTACRASSPALYREEDEHFFPVGTINMMIIASGFLPECVMARALITLTEGKSAALQDLGIADVNNGLPATGTCTDGITLICDPEGKKYTDAGSFSLLGSLLSKAAYESVRDCIETYDHPWNASSLLRTPPAQDIDRLRKLSEKS
- a CDS encoding LPO_1073/Vpar_1526 family protein, which translates into the protein MFIIPYLVLAAVALLFSFICYMMFFGVPGRKKTADHREIEKKASEVPSREDIVKKVPLPKSEPHKEKKLYTDEKTQILPPRLGKTKKAEADEEKTKIFSKEELEKTAERDPVPHAKGPFPPEPNPVILNEEPDVDFLEEYFVKHFLNRYGAVSHTVEQDTRKVTHRLIDGLHMRRKEAVDTLTHIMVQEALQNAQRTYVMMPTDTVLEMVNDAFYDVAHGSRSDTKTILAYDALRAMPRMDESEFHALALLLLIHYSRNTDNYDAGHLKSYTEKYVVPFVGKLPDEYSGYQQLEYLHCVSLENKDIAFGQVLHDSYPLIFAFRGCMKAELLSVYPSWPEGSIVSSLYNSYYKPAAVDESMLSELMNDMGIEDTGRREGILAIVESRPVPYDKKEMEYTLGKISPELEKMREAWDNSMLRRSSLTLMGMYIAKICIRETIGEDFDLSHWM
- the sdaAB gene encoding L-serine ammonia-lyase, iron-sulfur-dependent subunit beta codes for the protein MGIFDIIGPIMVGPSSSHTAGAARIGLIASRILGEPLKKAHITLYGSFAKTGKGHGTNRALAAGLMGYAPDSEIIRTALETAKEKGIDIAFSLSNEVAGHPNVAKIDAEGVNGTKVSVVGRSLGGGRVMITEIDGYDVEINGEEYTFLTRHHDVPGIVADVSAIMAQENINISTMRLFRKGKGTEAVMIIHTDQYVPKELAARIEKANPNISCAMTLEII